In one Thermaerobacter sp. PB12/4term genomic region, the following are encoded:
- a CDS encoding L-threonylcarbamoyladenylate synthase, with the protein MDGLNRPPADPPPAPPGRKTGLPDRAAGPLERSRLSGEGTRAAARPPGAGGREGDPGPGAAWVRLGTDPHQDEAAVQRAGAILRQGGLVAFPTETVYGLGADALNPRAVARIFAAKGRPADNPLIVHVTGPEQAGSALVASWPEVGRRLAERFWPGPLTLVLPAGPAVPAAVRAGLPTVAVRCPAHPVARALIAAAGTPVAAPSANRSGRPSPTRAEDVWADLGPHLDMLLDAGPVPVGVESTVLDVTAWPPRLLRPGGVPAEDLEAVLGVPLAAPPVVAGGEAAPAPGMKYRHYAPEAPLVLAPDAGAGAVFVRRWLAEGQRVALVGCREDLETLLGQLGLGGRWLPLDEDEGDPRRGNGDPTGEAAGFAAGPEDGELAAGVASSPGVGTGPDAATGPGGGVEWDFARGPVVLDLGPRHRPDQQARRLFRALRAADAAGATRVLALAVPERGLGRAVMNRLRKAAAGGEVPGDDHPQGAGRL; encoded by the coding sequence ATGGACGGCCTGAACCGGCCGCCGGCCGATCCCCCGCCCGCGCCGCCGGGCCGGAAGACCGGGCTGCCAGACCGGGCGGCCGGGCCGCTTGAGCGGTCCCGGTTGTCCGGTGAGGGGACCAGGGCGGCCGCTCGGCCCCCCGGCGCGGGCGGGCGGGAAGGGGATCCCGGCCCCGGCGCCGCCTGGGTCCGCCTGGGGACGGACCCCCACCAGGACGAGGCCGCCGTGCAGCGCGCCGGCGCCATCCTGCGCCAGGGGGGGCTGGTGGCCTTTCCCACGGAGACGGTGTACGGCCTGGGCGCCGATGCCCTCAACCCCCGCGCCGTGGCCCGCATTTTTGCTGCCAAGGGGCGGCCCGCCGACAACCCGCTGATCGTCCACGTGACGGGTCCCGAGCAGGCAGGTTCCGCCCTGGTGGCGTCCTGGCCCGAGGTGGGCCGCCGGCTGGCGGAGCGCTTCTGGCCGGGCCCGCTGACGCTGGTGCTGCCGGCAGGCCCCGCCGTGCCCGCAGCGGTGCGGGCCGGGCTGCCCACGGTGGCCGTGCGCTGCCCTGCCCATCCGGTGGCCCGGGCGCTCATTGCGGCTGCCGGTACCCCCGTGGCGGCCCCCAGTGCCAACCGCTCGGGGCGCCCCAGCCCAACCCGCGCCGAAGACGTCTGGGCCGACCTGGGGCCCCACCTGGACATGCTGCTGGATGCGGGGCCCGTGCCCGTGGGGGTCGAGAGCACCGTGCTGGACGTGACCGCGTGGCCCCCCAGGCTCCTGCGCCCGGGGGGCGTGCCCGCCGAGGACCTGGAAGCCGTGCTGGGGGTGCCCCTGGCGGCGCCGCCGGTGGTGGCGGGCGGTGAGGCGGCGCCGGCGCCGGGGATGAAGTACCGGCACTACGCCCCCGAGGCGCCCTTGGTCCTGGCGCCCGATGCCGGCGCGGGGGCCGTGTTCGTCCGCCGCTGGCTGGCCGAAGGCCAGCGGGTCGCCCTGGTGGGCTGCCGTGAGGACCTGGAGACGTTGCTGGGACAGCTGGGGTTGGGCGGCCGATGGCTTCCTCTGGATGAGGACGAAGGCGACCCGCGGCGGGGCAACGGGGATCCCACCGGTGAGGCCGCGGGTTTCGCCGCGGGACCGGAGGACGGCGAGCTCGCCGCGGGGGTGGCTTCTTCCCCCGGCGTCGGAACGGGCCCTGACGCCGCTACGGGCCCTGGCGGCGGGGTGGAGTGGGATTTCGCCCGGGGGCCGGTGGTCCTCGACCTGGGACCCCGGCACCGGCCCGACCAGCAGGCGCGCCGCCTGTTTCGCGCGCTGCGGGCCGCCGACGCCGCCGGGGCGACGCGGGTGCTGGCCCTGGCGGTGCCCGAGCGCGGGCTGGGGCGCGCCGTGATGAACCGGCTGCGTAAGGCAGCGGCAGGAGGGGAGGTGCCCGGCGATGACCATCCGCAGGGTGCTGGTCGTCTGTAG
- the rpiB gene encoding ribose 5-phosphate isomerase B, with amino-acid sequence MTIRRVLVVCSGNTCRSPMAAAYLKQALAEAGVQAAEVASAGLHAVPGLPAAAEAREAVARDGLSLADHRSQPVTADLLEGADLVLAMTRSQAEELRRRFPGIAPRVALWREWATGASLPDADVPDPFGQGLADYQILARQLRREAAMAAQRLAGLLGGASQRGGWPRPVAAPGVDAAPGTGVSPATGVAPGASAGAGGDMASHTRREERAVTGREERAVDQAGGARGASGRLRVAIGSDHAGFDLKQDLIAFMEERGLEVIDVGTHQRESCDYPDYARAACEKVLEGEADRAVLICGTGIGMAIAANKLPGIRAACCTEPYSARLTRQDNDSNVLTLGARVVGPGMAREILATWLETPFAGGRHQRRLDKIAALERESMQR; translated from the coding sequence ATGACCATCCGCAGGGTGCTGGTCGTCTGTAGCGGCAACACGTGCCGGAGTCCCATGGCCGCAGCCTACCTGAAGCAGGCCCTGGCAGAGGCTGGTGTGCAGGCCGCGGAGGTGGCGTCCGCCGGTCTCCATGCCGTCCCGGGGCTCCCGGCGGCGGCCGAGGCCCGGGAGGCCGTGGCTCGTGACGGGCTGTCCCTGGCAGACCACCGCAGCCAGCCCGTGACGGCGGATTTGCTGGAGGGTGCCGACCTGGTCCTGGCCATGACCCGTTCCCAGGCGGAGGAACTCCGCCGCCGCTTTCCCGGGATCGCGCCGCGGGTCGCCCTCTGGCGGGAGTGGGCGACCGGCGCCTCCCTGCCCGACGCCGATGTGCCCGACCCCTTTGGCCAGGGGCTGGCGGATTATCAGATCCTGGCCCGGCAGCTGCGGCGGGAGGCGGCCATGGCGGCGCAGCGGCTTGCCGGTCTGCTGGGCGGGGCTTCGCAGAGGGGAGGCTGGCCCCGGCCCGTCGCCGCCCCGGGGGTGGACGCCGCCCCCGGCACCGGAGTCTCTCCTGCCACCGGAGTCGCCCCCGGCGCCAGTGCCGGCGCCGGAGGGGACATGGCTTCGCATACCAGGAGGGAGGAACGCGCCGTGACCGGGAGGGAAGAACGCGCCGTGGACCAGGCCGGCGGAGCCCGGGGGGCATCGGGGCGCCTGCGGGTCGCCATCGGCAGCGATCACGCCGGGTTCGACCTCAAGCAGGACCTCATCGCCTTCATGGAGGAACGCGGCCTGGAGGTCATCGACGTGGGCACCCACCAGCGGGAATCGTGCGACTACCCTGACTACGCGCGGGCGGCCTGCGAGAAGGTGCTGGAGGGTGAGGCGGACCGGGCGGTGCTGATCTGCGGTACGGGCATCGGCATGGCCATTGCGGCCAACAAGCTTCCGGGCATCCGGGCCGCGTGCTGCACCGAGCCCTACTCGGCCCGCCTGACCAGGCAGGACAACGACAGCAATGTGCTGACCCTGGGCGCGCGGGTGGTCGGGCCCGGAATGGCCCGGGAGATCCTGGCCACCTGGCTTGAGACGCCCTTCGCCGGCGGGCGCCACCAGCGCCGGCTCGACAAGATCGCTGCCCTGGAACGCGAATCTATGCAACGGTGA
- a CDS encoding glycosyltransferase family 4 protein, whose protein sequence is MPSWAHSQSHWLALAVAALVALVTTPLVRAVALRLGLVARPTPRSVHRVPVPHLGGLAIFAGFVAAVLASLGWADADVAAVLLGGLVMVAVGLADDVLDLPPVVKLAGQVAAALVAVVHGIRIEVLTNPLGLLTPTGADDLLVLGAWGIPLTVLWIVAMSNVINLIDGLDGLAAGIGSIAALTVLVVALQTGQPLEAVLLMAALAGSTLGFLPYNFNPAKIFMGDTGALFIGYTIATVSVVGLLKSAAVVALAVPVMVLALPIADTALAILRRLQAGRPVMAADRDHLHHRLMRLGFSHRDAVLVMYLITAWLALGAVSVAEGNILQGVLIVVTLAASVHLVARKLVEWNRQRPRRLGH, encoded by the coding sequence ATGCCATCGTGGGCCCATTCCCAGTCGCACTGGCTGGCGCTGGCCGTCGCGGCGCTGGTGGCCCTGGTGACCACCCCCCTGGTGCGGGCTGTGGCCCTCCGCCTGGGGCTGGTCGCCCGCCCGACCCCGCGCAGCGTGCACCGGGTTCCGGTGCCGCACCTGGGCGGCCTGGCCATCTTTGCCGGGTTCGTCGCCGCGGTGCTGGCCAGCCTGGGTTGGGCCGATGCCGATGTGGCGGCGGTGCTGCTGGGCGGCCTGGTCATGGTGGCCGTGGGCCTGGCCGACGACGTGCTGGATCTGCCGCCCGTGGTCAAGCTGGCGGGCCAGGTGGCGGCGGCGCTGGTCGCCGTGGTACATGGCATCCGCATCGAAGTGCTGACCAATCCCCTCGGGCTGCTGACGCCCACCGGGGCCGACGACCTGCTGGTCCTGGGGGCATGGGGCATTCCCCTCACCGTGCTGTGGATCGTCGCCATGAGCAACGTGATCAACCTGATCGACGGGCTGGACGGCCTGGCGGCGGGGATCGGGTCCATTGCCGCCCTGACGGTGCTGGTGGTGGCGCTCCAGACGGGGCAGCCGCTGGAAGCGGTGCTGCTCATGGCGGCCCTGGCCGGCAGCACCCTGGGGTTCCTGCCCTATAACTTCAACCCGGCCAAGATCTTCATGGGCGACACGGGGGCCCTTTTCATCGGCTACACCATCGCCACCGTCTCGGTGGTGGGCCTCTTGAAGAGCGCGGCCGTGGTGGCCCTGGCCGTACCCGTGATGGTTCTGGCCCTGCCCATCGCCGACACCGCCCTGGCCATCCTGCGGCGCCTGCAGGCGGGACGGCCCGTCATGGCCGCCGACCGGGACCACCTGCACCACCGGCTGATGCGCCTCGGCTTCAGCCACCGGGACGCGGTACTGGTGATGTATCTCATCACCGCCTGGCTGGCGCTGGGGGCGGTCTCGGTCGCCGAGGGGAACATCCTGCAGGGCGTGCTGATCGTCGTCACCCTGGCCGCGTCGGTTCACCTGGTGGCCCGCAAGCTGGTGGAGTGGAACCGGCAGCGGCCGCGGCGCCTGGGCCACTGA